The following proteins are co-located in the Spinactinospora alkalitolerans genome:
- a CDS encoding GH1 family beta-glucosidase, producing the protein MHFPAGFLWGASTASFQIEGATKEDGRGQSIWDTFAATPGKVFNGDGGDPATDHYHRYREDIELMSSMGIGAYRFSIAWPRIQPDGKGRINQAGLDFYDRLVDELLKAGIEPWPTLYHWDLPQRLEDDGGWPNRDTAHRFAEYAAVVHGALGDRISDWATLNEPWCAAFLGYAQGVHAPGRTDPAASLAAVHHLLLGHGMAATAMRDQAGRFDRPLRVGLVHNQTVLRPHSDSEADLDAARRIDGLRNRIFTEPLLRGRYPEDIRTDLARVSDFGFVRDGDLAAISVPLDMLGINFYSPQRVAGGAEGIDPALIEPGEGEVWTGAEDVVFVDQGMPRTAMGWEIDATGLTEVLTRLAADYPGVPLYVTENGAAFDDEVAADGRVHDSQRVAYLDAHLRAAHQAVEEGVPLKGYFAWSLLDNFEWAFGYSKRFGLVHVDYGTQKRTVKDSGHWYSGVARSGSLPDRH; encoded by the coding sequence GTGCACTTCCCCGCGGGCTTCCTGTGGGGCGCCTCCACGGCGTCGTTCCAGATCGAGGGAGCGACCAAGGAGGACGGCCGGGGGCAGAGCATCTGGGACACCTTCGCCGCGACCCCCGGCAAGGTGTTCAACGGCGACGGCGGAGACCCCGCGACCGACCACTACCACCGCTACCGCGAGGACATCGAGCTGATGAGCTCGATGGGCATCGGCGCCTACCGGTTCTCCATCGCCTGGCCGCGGATCCAGCCCGACGGCAAGGGCCGGATCAACCAGGCCGGCCTGGACTTCTACGACCGGCTCGTCGACGAGCTGCTCAAGGCCGGCATCGAACCGTGGCCGACGCTCTACCACTGGGACCTCCCGCAGCGGCTGGAGGACGACGGCGGCTGGCCCAACCGCGACACCGCCCACCGGTTCGCCGAGTACGCCGCCGTGGTCCACGGCGCGCTGGGCGACCGCATCTCCGACTGGGCCACGCTCAACGAACCGTGGTGCGCGGCCTTCCTCGGCTACGCCCAGGGCGTGCACGCGCCCGGCCGCACGGACCCGGCCGCCTCGCTGGCGGCGGTCCACCACCTGCTGCTCGGGCACGGTATGGCCGCCACCGCGATGCGCGACCAGGCCGGGCGGTTCGACCGGCCGCTGCGCGTGGGCCTGGTGCACAACCAGACGGTGCTGCGTCCCCACAGCGACAGCGAGGCCGACCTCGACGCCGCGCGCCGGATCGACGGCCTGCGCAACCGGATCTTCACCGAGCCGCTGCTGCGCGGCCGCTACCCCGAGGACATCCGGACCGACCTGGCGCGGGTGAGCGACTTCGGCTTCGTGCGGGACGGCGACCTCGCCGCGATCTCGGTGCCGCTGGACATGCTGGGGATCAACTTCTACAGCCCGCAGCGCGTCGCGGGCGGCGCCGAAGGGATCGACCCCGCCCTGATCGAGCCCGGCGAGGGCGAGGTCTGGACCGGCGCCGAGGACGTCGTCTTCGTCGACCAGGGCATGCCGCGCACGGCCATGGGCTGGGAGATCGACGCCACCGGGCTCACCGAGGTCCTCACCCGGCTGGCCGCCGACTACCCGGGCGTGCCGCTCTACGTCACCGAGAACGGCGCGGCGTTCGACGACGAGGTGGCCGCCGACGGCAGGGTGCACGACTCCCAGCGGGTCGCCTACCTGGACGCGCACCTGCGCGCCGCGCACCAGGCCGTCGAGGAAGGCGTGCCGCTGAAGGGCTACTTCGCCTGGTCGCTGCTTGACAACTTCGAGTGGGCCTTCGGGTACTCGAAGCGCTTCGGCCTGGTGCACGTGGACTACGGGACCCAGAAGCGCACCGTGAAGGACAGCGGGCACTGGTACTCCGGTGTCGCCCGCTCGGGGAGCCTGCCCGACCGGCACTGA
- a CDS encoding LacI family DNA-binding transcriptional regulator, which yields MGVRRQRPTLEMVAELAGVGRGTVSRVINGSQQVSPATRDAVLRAVKDLGYVPNHAARTLVTQRTDMIALVVSEHEDRLFAQPFFADIVRGVSSVLNDRGLQLLLATARSSAEHERLGEYLTGRHVDGVLAVSLHRDDPLPARLARADVPCVHGGRPLGPVGEPLCSVDIDNVGGARSATRHLLDSGRSRIGTVAGPQDMVAGVDRLRGYQDALLESGQPASPDLIAYGDFSYEGGERAVRSLLAASPRLDAVFVASDLMALAALRVLREAGRRVPDDVAVVGFDDSALALHSDPPLTTVHQPTEKMGREMARILADWLAYSDRAPANLILDTYLVVRESA from the coding sequence ATGGGGGTTCGTCGGCAACGGCCGACGCTGGAGATGGTGGCGGAGCTCGCCGGAGTGGGGCGGGGCACGGTGTCCCGGGTGATCAACGGTTCGCAGCAGGTGAGCCCCGCCACGCGCGATGCCGTGCTGCGCGCCGTCAAGGACCTGGGGTACGTCCCCAACCACGCGGCGCGCACCCTGGTCACCCAGCGGACCGACATGATCGCCCTGGTCGTCTCCGAGCACGAGGACCGGCTGTTCGCCCAGCCGTTCTTCGCCGACATCGTCAGGGGCGTCAGCTCGGTGCTCAACGACCGGGGCCTGCAGCTCCTGCTGGCGACCGCCCGCTCCAGCGCCGAACACGAACGCCTGGGGGAGTACCTGACCGGTCGGCACGTCGACGGCGTGCTGGCGGTGTCGCTGCACCGCGACGACCCGCTGCCGGCCCGGCTGGCGCGGGCCGACGTGCCCTGCGTGCACGGCGGCCGCCCGCTCGGCCCGGTGGGCGAGCCGCTGTGCTCCGTCGACATCGACAACGTGGGCGGGGCCCGCAGCGCCACCAGGCACCTGCTGGACAGCGGCCGCAGCCGGATCGGCACCGTGGCCGGCCCGCAGGACATGGTCGCCGGTGTGGACCGGCTGCGCGGCTACCAGGACGCGCTGCTGGAGAGCGGTCAGCCCGCGTCCCCCGATCTCATCGCCTACGGCGACTTCAGCTACGAGGGCGGGGAGCGGGCCGTCCGGTCCCTGCTGGCCGCCTCCCCGCGGTTGGACGCGGTGTTCGTCGCATCGGACCTCATGGCGCTGGCCGCGCTGCGGGTGCTGCGCGAGGCCGGCCGCAGGGTCCCCGACGACGTGGCGGTCGTGGGCTTCGACGACTCCGCGCTCGCGCTGCACTCCGACCCCCCGCTCACGACGGTGCACCAGCCGACCGAGAAGATGGGCCGGGAGATGGCGCGCATCCTGGCCGACTGGCTGGCGTACTCCGACCGCGCCCCCGCCAACCTGATCCTCGACACCTACCTGGTGGTTCGTGAGTCGGCCTGA